In a genomic window of Neoarius graeffei isolate fNeoGra1 chromosome 13, fNeoGra1.pri, whole genome shotgun sequence:
- the olfml3a gene encoding olfactomedin-like protein 3B gives MKAGFFFFSILLSILAQLSQAQYHYQSLMNYLDSRMAALEERIALWHEQNNRYSNDLKKFRNQAADLLEKLEKEHEKLRDDLEGAGVRVDRVEREMDYFETKNPPKPCVKPEDKMVEQEPVVKKKKKDEFFEVSVCVDIVSSIRAMKILKRLGSTKGLWTKDAMTAKVYIFNGTSEDTLYEFNSVKELAASSGMSKGKQITLPSAWNGTGHVVYNGFLYYVTEKSELQVIKFHLENSSLADSAVLPIEDRESVYNLNPETIVDLIADEEGLWALYAVGDTINLAKMDSDTLDIEQMWDTACSRNNAEAAFFVCGTLYVVYNTRHASRSRVQCVFDVNDMVTPGETPLLYFPRRFGAHASLKYNPVEKQIYAWDDGYQILYRMSLKKKLWAIVPTPEE, from the exons GAACGCATTGCCTTATGGCATGAGCAGAACAACCGTTACAGTAATGACTTGAAGAAATTCAGGAATCAGGCTGCAGATCTGCTGGAGAAACTGGAGAAGGAGCACGAGAAGCTACGGGACGACCTAGAGGGAGCCGGGGTGCGAGTGGACCGGGTGGAGCGAGAGATGGATTACTTCGAAACCAAAAACCCACCCAAACCTTGTGTTAAACCAGAGGATAAAATGGTGGAACAAGAGCCTgtggtgaagaagaagaaaaaggatgAGTTTTTTGAGGTTTCAG TTTGCGTCGACATTGTGTCAAGTATCCGAGCCATGAAGATCCTGAAAAGGCTGGGCAGCACCAAAGGGCTTTGGACTAAGGATGCCATGACAGCAAAGGTCTACATCTTTAATGGAACTTCTGAGGACACTCTGTATGAGTTTAACTCAGTAAAAGAGCTGGCTGCATCATCTGGCATGTCCAAAGGCAAGCAGATAACCCTCCCTTCTGCATGGAATGGCACTGGCCATGTTGTCTATAATGGCTTTCTTTACTATGTGACTGAGAAATCAGAGTTGCAAGTGATCAAGTTTCATCTGGAGAATAGCTCGCTGGCAGACAGTGCTGTTCTTCCTATAGAGGATCGGGAGTCCGTGTACAACTTAAATCCTGAGACCATAGTGGACCTGATTGCAGATGAGGAAGGGCTTTGGGCATTGTATGCTGTTGGAGACACCATTAATCTGGCCAAGATGGACTCTGACACTCTGGATATCGAGCAAATGTGGGACACGGCATGCTCCAGAAACAATGCTGAAGCAGCATTTTTTGTTTGTGGCACCCTCTACGTGGTCTACAACACTAGACACGCTAGCCGCTCCAGAGTACAATGTGTATTTGATGTTAATGACATGGTAACACCCGGAGAAACCCCACTTCTCTACTTCCCTAGGCGCTTCGGAGCTCACGCCAGCCTGAAGTACAATCCTGTAGAGAAGCAGATATATGCTTGGGATGATGGTTACCAGATTCTCTACAGGATGTCCTTGAAGAAGAAGCTGTGGGCCATAGTGCCAACTCCAGAGGAATAA